In a single window of the Flavobacterium sp. W4I14 genome:
- a CDS encoding ligand-binding sensor domain-containing protein/signal transduction histidine kinase/CheY-like chemotaxis protein/AraC-like DNA-binding protein (product_source=COG3292/COG0642/COG0784/COG2207; cath_funfam=1.10.10.60,1.10.287.130,2.120.10.30,3.30.565.10,3.40.50.2300; cog=COG0642,COG0784,COG2207,COG3292; pfam=PF00072,PF00512,PF02518,PF07494,PF07495,PF12833; smart=SM00342,SM00387,SM00388,SM00448,SM00564; superfamily=46689,52172,55874,63829; transmembrane_helix_parts=Inside_1_4,TMhelix_5_27,Outside_28_796,TMhelix_797_819,Inside_820_838,TMhelix_839_858,Outside_859_1359), protein MNLRLNALWFLSMLFICTSLCAQKHLIFNHLRMENGLSQNSVMAIVQDKNQFIWMGTRHGLNRYDGYRFKIYNNSSDNLNSISDNVINTLLSDTKGRLWVGTETGLNIYNEKTDHFYRINKRSSANSFSCDSVECLYEDPQKNIWVGTYNGLNLVIDAEKQIFKKFLFDKPNYKSGLNCVFSIFKDEKQNLWVGTYNGLVRIYLVKGKYHFEIFRHNPNNKNSISSNAVKSIVIDKQKRLWLGTYNGLNLFDYEHKTFKRYQTSATDPNSIVNNDIRKLTCDKAGNIWIGTQEGLSILNPNTRKFSNYRYDPDQTGGLSQNSIHSIFQDLNGSVYLGTYYKGANVVYPSATPFTVFRNSKKQQGLSSNIVSVMTEDKYHNLWIGTEGGGLNYVNRSNNTFTYYKSDPNNSNGLNSNLIKTLCLDKTGQLLVGTHRGGLYVFSPTTHNFRKITNVKDVKNTPSSAEVIAIMEDSNGMVWVGSRDGLSTLNKINGLYASTTVKSIIEKSLKNKYIEVIFEDRAKNLWIGTRAGLYAYNPASKIITAYYQNKAKGLKSEYINCIMQLKNGNICIGTAFGGLSIFDSKSRKFKNYSEKDGLPNGNVLGIIEDGENNLWISTDKGLSKLVTKTGKFINYTKSDGLAGNDFNIRSFLKDSKGELFFGGYDGLTAFYPSQIDINRNVAPITFTELKLFDQPVAVNAPDGLLKEDIKSTKQITFKHNNNNFSLNFALLNYIKPEKNSYRYILKGHSKDWIKTDVPSVTYSDLPAGNYTFMVTGNNNDGNPGGKAAALKITVLPPFWATWWAYLIYSAFFSGLLFLIIRYFFMRALLKRTEDIQKMKLNFFTYVAHEIRTPLTLILGPLENLSKQYQTDTELNRQIIPIKNNANRLMRLITELMDFRKAETGHLTLHITEDNIVDFINEIFISFSHLAQTNGIQYEFVHEQENISLFFDKRQLEKVLFNLLSNAFKFCDKGGKISVSLLEIENEVVISISDNGLGIPAESLKNLFSDYFQIDEQHSNQIGSGIGLALSKAIVEEHKGHIAVESTPAENGERGFTNFTVRLKKGKSHFKTALFDGVKDYPSHPVSYTKQAEQGIAILKSEKETDISTETILVVEDNSEIRQLITSLVGGHYQVAESENGLMGWETAVETLPDLIICDIMMPVMDGIELCRRLKEDERTSHIPVIILTARSSHIHQVSGLETGADAYITKPFSPELLLLNVRNLLMSRQVMRQKFLKHIHLQPKELTINAIDEAFMLKLLKYIDEHIADEDFGVSELASMVGMSRPILYKKIRKLTNLSVNDFVKSIRLKKAMELFKQNRFTIYEVAYQVGFNDPKYFSREFKKQFGKSPRAFMNGEDED, encoded by the coding sequence ATGAATCTGCGTTTAAACGCTTTGTGGTTTTTGTCAATGCTTTTTATTTGCACCTCTTTGTGTGCCCAAAAGCATCTTATTTTTAACCACCTCAGGATGGAAAATGGTTTGTCGCAAAATTCGGTGATGGCCATTGTACAAGACAAAAACCAGTTTATTTGGATGGGTACCAGACATGGGTTAAACCGCTATGATGGTTACCGTTTTAAAATTTACAACAATAGTTCCGATAACCTTAACAGTATTTCGGATAATGTGATTAATACCCTATTGAGTGATACCAAAGGAAGATTATGGGTAGGTACAGAGACTGGGCTGAATATTTACAATGAAAAAACCGATCATTTTTATCGCATCAATAAACGTAGCTCTGCAAATTCCTTTAGCTGCGATTCGGTAGAATGCTTATATGAAGATCCTCAAAAAAACATCTGGGTAGGCACCTATAATGGGCTCAACCTGGTTATAGATGCTGAAAAGCAGATTTTTAAGAAATTCCTCTTTGATAAGCCTAATTATAAGTCTGGGCTCAACTGTGTTTTCTCGATTTTCAAAGACGAAAAGCAAAACCTCTGGGTAGGCACCTATAATGGTTTAGTGCGTATTTACCTGGTTAAGGGCAAATATCATTTTGAGATTTTCAGGCACAATCCCAATAACAAAAACAGCATTAGTTCCAATGCTGTAAAAAGTATTGTAATCGATAAACAAAAGCGGCTTTGGTTAGGAACCTATAATGGCTTAAACTTATTCGATTACGAACACAAAACGTTTAAACGATACCAAACCAGTGCGACAGACCCAAATTCGATTGTTAATAACGACATTCGAAAATTAACCTGCGACAAAGCGGGCAATATTTGGATCGGTACACAGGAAGGATTGAGTATCCTCAATCCTAATACGCGAAAATTCAGCAATTACCGTTATGACCCAGACCAAACAGGCGGATTGAGCCAGAATTCTATCCATAGTATTTTTCAAGATCTTAACGGCTCAGTTTATTTGGGTACTTATTACAAAGGTGCAAATGTAGTTTACCCGTCTGCAACGCCATTTACGGTTTTTAGAAATTCGAAAAAACAACAGGGCTTGAGCAGCAATATTGTAAGCGTAATGACCGAAGATAAATACCATAACCTGTGGATTGGTACTGAAGGTGGTGGTTTAAATTACGTAAACAGAAGCAATAATACCTTTACCTACTATAAATCAGACCCAAATAACAGCAACGGGCTCAACTCCAACCTGATTAAAACTTTATGCCTCGATAAAACCGGACAATTATTGGTGGGTACGCACCGTGGAGGCCTTTATGTGTTTAGTCCAACTACCCATAATTTCAGGAAAATAACCAACGTAAAGGATGTAAAAAATACGCCCAGCAGTGCCGAAGTGATCGCGATAATGGAAGATAGTAACGGAATGGTTTGGGTAGGTTCCAGAGATGGTTTATCTACCCTGAACAAAATCAATGGGCTTTATGCCAGCACCACGGTTAAAAGCATTATAGAAAAAAGCTTAAAGAACAAATACATCGAGGTGATTTTTGAGGATCGAGCCAAAAACCTCTGGATCGGCACCAGGGCAGGATTATATGCCTACAACCCCGCATCAAAAATAATTACAGCTTATTATCAGAATAAAGCCAAAGGCTTAAAGTCAGAATATATCAATTGCATCATGCAGTTGAAAAATGGAAATATCTGTATCGGAACAGCTTTTGGTGGTTTGAGCATTTTCGATAGTAAAAGCAGAAAATTCAAAAACTACAGCGAAAAGGATGGCCTGCCAAATGGTAATGTATTGGGAATAATTGAAGATGGGGAAAATAACCTGTGGATCAGTACAGATAAAGGACTATCCAAATTAGTAACCAAAACGGGAAAATTCATTAATTACACCAAAAGCGACGGGCTTGCAGGCAACGATTTTAATATCCGATCATTTTTAAAAGATAGTAAAGGTGAGTTATTTTTTGGCGGTTATGACGGTTTAACAGCCTTTTATCCCAGCCAGATTGATATTAATAGGAATGTTGCACCAATCACTTTTACCGAACTTAAACTATTCGATCAACCTGTAGCGGTAAATGCTCCTGATGGGCTGTTAAAGGAAGATATTAAAAGCACCAAACAAATTACTTTTAAACATAACAACAATAATTTCAGTCTCAATTTTGCCTTATTAAACTACATTAAACCAGAAAAAAATAGTTACCGTTACATCCTTAAAGGCCATAGCAAAGATTGGATAAAAACCGATGTACCCAGTGTTACCTATAGCGATCTTCCTGCTGGCAATTACACCTTTATGGTTACAGGAAATAATAATGATGGCAATCCTGGCGGCAAAGCAGCAGCGCTTAAAATAACCGTGCTTCCACCCTTTTGGGCAACCTGGTGGGCCTATCTTATTTACTCGGCCTTCTTTTCGGGCTTGCTGTTTTTAATTATACGCTACTTTTTTATGCGGGCGTTGCTCAAACGTACAGAAGACATTCAGAAAATGAAACTGAATTTCTTCACGTATGTGGCCCACGAAATCAGAACACCACTTACCTTAATTCTTGGCCCTTTAGAAAATCTTTCCAAACAATATCAAACCGATACCGAGTTAAATCGGCAGATTATTCCGATAAAAAATAATGCAAACAGGTTAATGCGGCTTATTACCGAATTAATGGACTTCAGGAAGGCTGAAACCGGGCATCTTACCCTGCATATTACAGAAGATAATATTGTCGATTTTATTAACGAAATTTTCATCTCCTTCTCTCATCTTGCTCAAACCAATGGTATACAGTATGAGTTTGTACATGAGCAGGAAAACATCAGCCTGTTTTTTGATAAACGGCAGCTCGAAAAAGTATTGTTCAACCTGTTATCTAATGCCTTTAAATTTTGCGATAAAGGAGGCAAAATCTCTGTTTCTCTATTGGAAATTGAGAATGAAGTGGTAATTAGTATTTCAGATAACGGATTGGGCATACCTGCAGAAAGTTTGAAAAATCTTTTTAGCGATTATTTCCAGATAGATGAACAACACTCCAACCAAATTGGCTCGGGAATTGGTTTAGCGCTTTCTAAAGCAATAGTTGAGGAACATAAAGGACATATTGCCGTAGAAAGCACACCTGCAGAAAATGGCGAGCGTGGTTTCACCAACTTCACCGTAAGGCTAAAGAAAGGAAAATCGCATTTTAAAACGGCTCTTTTTGATGGTGTAAAAGATTATCCAAGCCATCCTGTTAGCTACACGAAACAAGCAGAACAAGGGATAGCAATTTTAAAATCCGAAAAAGAAACTGATATTTCAACCGAAACCATATTGGTGGTGGAAGACAATAGCGAAATCAGACAACTAATTACATCACTGGTTGGCGGACATTACCAGGTAGCGGAAAGTGAAAATGGATTAATGGGTTGGGAAACGGCTGTAGAAACACTGCCAGATCTGATTATTTGTGACATTATGATGCCGGTAATGGATGGTATAGAACTTTGCCGCAGACTTAAGGAAGATGAGCGGACCAGCCACATCCCGGTTATCATCCTTACGGCCCGCTCTTCCCATATCCATCAGGTGAGTGGTTTAGAAACAGGCGCCGATGCTTATATTACGAAACCTTTTAGTCCTGAATTGCTTTTACTGAATGTTCGCAATCTACTGATGTCGAGACAGGTAATGCGTCAAAAATTCCTGAAACACATCCATTTACAGCCGAAAGAACTCACCATTAATGCCATTGATGAAGCTTTTATGCTAAAACTCTTAAAATACATTGATGAACATATCGCCGATGAAGATTTTGGGGTATCTGAACTGGCTTCTATGGTTGGAATGAGCAGGCCTATTTTATACAAAAAAATAAGGAAACTTACTAACCTTTCGGTAAATGATTTTGTTAAATCAATCCGTTTAAAGAAAGCAATGGAGCTGTTTAAACAAAATAGGTTTACCATTTATGAAGTGGCTTACCAGGTTGGATTTAACGATCCAAAATATTTTAGCAGGGAGTTTAAAAAACAATTTGGAAAAAGTCCGCGGGCGTTTATGAATGGAGAGGATGAAGATTAG
- a CDS encoding hypothetical protein (product_source=Hypo-rule applied; pfam=PF07452) has protein sequence MNLFILRRYFLMPALALLFFTSCKKDIYTSEIYIKKQWKVDLSTSKITPAITDRTDHAVAVLYLMDNNELHYDVYFDQPLQNGDTGGAVKINLGAAGTNGVLLIDLKNPAFDANRESKGSLTIDAQTANALISQSTYLVVASQQQAAGLVRGQVNN, from the coding sequence ATGAACTTATTTATACTAAGAAGGTATTTCCTAATGCCTGCGCTTGCATTGTTATTTTTTACATCCTGTAAGAAAGATATTTACACTTCCGAAATCTATATCAAAAAGCAGTGGAAGGTTGACCTAAGTACCTCAAAAATTACCCCAGCCATTACCGATCGTACCGATCATGCTGTTGCGGTATTATATCTGATGGACAATAATGAGCTCCATTATGATGTGTATTTCGATCAACCGCTGCAAAATGGCGATACGGGTGGTGCTGTTAAAATTAATTTAGGTGCGGCTGGCACAAATGGAGTCTTGTTAATCGATCTGAAAAATCCTGCTTTTGATGCCAACAGGGAATCGAAAGGGAGCTTAACCATTGATGCACAAACGGCCAATGCTTTGATTAGTCAGAGTACTTACCTCGTTGTTGCTTCGCAACAGCAGGCTGCAGGCCTTGTAAGAGGGCAGGTTAATAATTAA
- a CDS encoding TonB-linked SusC/RagA family outer membrane protein (product_source=TIGR04056; cath_funfam=2.170.130.10; cleavage_site_network=SignalP-noTM; pfam=PF00593,PF07715; superfamily=56935; tigrfam=TIGR04056; transmembrane_helix_parts=Inside_1_16,TMhelix_17_36,Outside_37_956), with the protein MIKNITSFKCKGTRKRLCLSLLTFAPVFAFAQQPVVKTTDSLSIDKMDARLPYIQRGVNVWNGVIPRSQNVAGTSTIYAEDVNTTPVSDISNVLAGRLAGLYTIQSSGRTGFDSAIFGLRGQTPLIVIDGVIRNFTSFNPNDIKSITVMKDAVSTAMFGMRSSNGIIYITTKDRSETRPFELNFTAQYGALQHLKTPNFVTGANYASLYNEAQLNTNPGSVPLYNYATIAAYQNGSNNPFLQPNTNWYDLVYKKNSAQQRYNIDVAGNGKSYRYFASVEHFKSDGNFITDDNNAYNTNNFYKRYNIRTNAQMDFTDDIQLTLNIFGSIENLNEPGVGAGNIMNRIYSTSPLAYPATNANGSYSGNPQNTTVISNVTYGTNILASTISSGYLASNQRTLNADATLSYKLDDLTKGLWAKGTLSINNYYQQNIDRSKTFATYNPTTVNGTTTYTKVGSDGVLEAGKAASSIAGQFKQTYTNLLIGYDRDFNNHHLNVLATYNNDNTLNSYTQLNQIYQTAGLTARYNYKETYLVEFAGNYSSFNRYEPGKRWGFLPTLGLGWILNKENWFNSDAISFLKLRASVGQTAYANPVNYYGYAQRYTLNSTGYNFGTGLTGVSGSFENPLASTDLTWEKAWKYDAGIEAAFFDNRLNAALTYYNNRYYDLLQQKNNGDGSGILGQTYPQQNLGKNTFNGLEATLSFSSKANAAFGYQIGANVSVEQSKVIDKDEPNYPYQWLYLAGAPVTQQRGYEAIGFYQVGEDVSKIPGILGYNPQPGDLKYKDLNGDGIINFLDQKQISSTKPRIFFGLNFALNYKNFDLSGLVQGIVNRQLQLNANSMSAFSNGYGYVLDYTTENRWTPHNNVNATLPRLTLGANTNNQQASTFWLRDANYLRLKNLELGYSFPSKLLSKAKINRLRLFVNAYNLFTVSELDYVDPESGLSGFANERIINGGISLKL; encoded by the coding sequence ATGATCAAAAATATTACTTCATTTAAGTGCAAAGGGACAAGAAAAAGGCTCTGTTTAAGTCTGTTGACTTTTGCTCCGGTTTTTGCCTTTGCTCAGCAGCCTGTTGTGAAAACTACAGATAGTTTATCCATTGATAAGATGGATGCCAGGCTGCCTTATATCCAAAGAGGGGTTAATGTTTGGAACGGCGTAATTCCGCGCAGCCAAAACGTCGCAGGTACATCAACCATTTATGCCGAAGATGTAAATACCACGCCTGTATCAGATATTTCAAATGTGCTTGCTGGCCGTTTAGCAGGTTTGTACACCATTCAATCTTCGGGAAGAACAGGTTTTGATAGCGCTATATTCGGCTTACGCGGTCAAACACCTTTAATCGTGATTGATGGTGTGATTCGCAATTTTACCAGTTTCAATCCGAACGATATCAAAAGCATTACCGTAATGAAAGATGCAGTTTCTACTGCCATGTTCGGGATGCGTTCATCAAATGGAATTATTTATATCACCACCAAAGACCGTTCAGAAACACGTCCTTTCGAACTGAATTTTACCGCACAATACGGGGCATTACAACATCTTAAAACACCAAATTTTGTAACAGGTGCAAATTATGCCAGCTTATATAACGAAGCGCAGTTAAATACCAATCCGGGTTCTGTGCCTTTATACAACTATGCTACCATTGCAGCCTATCAAAACGGAAGCAATAATCCTTTTTTACAGCCAAACACCAATTGGTACGATCTGGTATATAAAAAGAACAGTGCACAACAGCGTTACAACATTGATGTTGCCGGGAATGGAAAATCGTATCGCTATTTTGCCAGTGTAGAACACTTTAAATCGGATGGGAATTTTATTACGGATGATAATAATGCCTACAATACCAATAATTTTTACAAACGCTATAACATCCGTACCAATGCACAGATGGATTTTACAGATGATATCCAGTTAACGCTGAATATTTTCGGATCGATCGAAAATCTTAATGAACCAGGAGTAGGAGCTGGTAATATCATGAACAGGATTTATAGTACTTCTCCGCTTGCTTATCCTGCCACTAATGCCAATGGTTCTTACAGCGGTAACCCTCAAAATACCACAGTAATCAGTAATGTTACTTACGGAACTAATATTTTGGCGAGTACAATAAGCAGCGGTTATTTAGCTTCCAATCAACGTACATTAAACGCCGATGCAACACTTTCGTATAAATTAGACGATTTAACCAAAGGCCTGTGGGCAAAGGGAACATTATCGATCAATAACTATTATCAGCAGAATATAGACCGTTCAAAAACCTTTGCTACTTATAATCCAACAACTGTAAATGGGACTACCACTTATACCAAAGTAGGTAGTGATGGAGTTTTGGAAGCAGGGAAAGCGGCCAGTTCTATCGCAGGGCAGTTTAAACAGACCTATACCAATTTACTCATCGGTTATGACCGCGATTTTAATAACCACCACCTTAATGTATTGGCTACTTATAATAACGACAATACTTTAAACTCGTACACGCAGCTTAATCAGATTTACCAAACCGCCGGTTTAACGGCCAGATATAATTATAAAGAAACCTATCTGGTAGAATTTGCAGGTAACTATAGCAGTTTTAACCGTTATGAACCAGGCAAACGCTGGGGCTTTTTACCAACCCTGGGTTTGGGCTGGATTTTGAACAAAGAAAACTGGTTTAATTCAGATGCAATAAGTTTCTTAAAATTAAGGGCTTCTGTTGGGCAAACAGCTTATGCAAATCCTGTAAATTACTACGGCTATGCACAACGGTACACCTTAAACAGTACAGGCTATAATTTTGGTACTGGTTTAACAGGAGTGTCAGGATCGTTCGAAAATCCATTGGCCAGCACCGATTTAACCTGGGAAAAAGCATGGAAATATGATGCAGGTATAGAAGCAGCCTTTTTCGATAACCGTTTAAATGCAGCATTAACCTATTATAATAACCGTTATTACGATTTATTACAACAAAAAAACAATGGCGATGGAAGCGGTATTTTAGGACAAACCTATCCACAGCAGAATTTGGGTAAAAATACCTTTAATGGTTTAGAAGCTACGCTTTCGTTCAGTAGTAAGGCCAATGCTGCATTTGGTTATCAGATAGGTGCTAATGTTTCGGTAGAACAGAGCAAGGTAATTGATAAAGATGAGCCTAACTATCCATACCAATGGTTGTACCTGGCTGGTGCACCTGTAACGCAACAACGTGGCTACGAAGCTATTGGTTTTTATCAGGTTGGGGAAGATGTAAGTAAAATTCCAGGTATTTTAGGCTATAATCCACAACCAGGTGATTTAAAATATAAAGATTTAAATGGCGATGGAATTATTAACTTCTTAGATCAGAAACAGATTAGCAGTACTAAACCACGTATTTTCTTCGGGTTAAATTTTGCGCTTAATTATAAGAATTTCGATTTGAGTGGATTGGTTCAGGGAATTGTAAACAGGCAATTACAGTTGAATGCCAATAGCATGTCGGCTTTTTCTAACGGCTACGGTTATGTTTTAGATTACACTACCGAAAACAGATGGACGCCACACAACAATGTAAATGCCACCTTGCCACGCCTAACCTTAGGCGCCAATACCAATAATCAGCAAGCTTCTACTTTTTGGTTAAGAGATGCCAATTATCTGAGATTGAAAAATCTTGAGCTTGGTTATAGTTTTCCTTCAAAATTATTAAGCAAGGCCAAAATTAACCGCTTACGCTTATTTGTAAATGCCTATAACCTGTTTACCGTTTCGGAATTAGATTACGTTGATCCGGAATCAGGCTTATCGGGTTTTGCTAACGAACGCATTATTAATGGCGGAATCTCACTGAAGTTATAA
- a CDS encoding hypothetical protein (product_source=Hypo-rule applied; ko=KO:K21572; pfam=PF07980,PF14322; superfamily=48452) — MKKYSFTLIIFSAILFFGAVGCKKITEDGPLEFTDEGNVFDSKDSVGLFTEQFLNNIYSSLPKGFNRINNNILDAGTDDALPNSTLDNVQYYTTGAINSSVLPDNTWDANYAGIRKVNIFLSKIDRVTLKASLKGYKERWKAEARALRAMFYFELVKRWGGVPLIGDQVFDPQQEIRIARNSYDECVNYITSEMDLAMPNLLSPNATGTFASNFYGRFSRGAAMAVKSRLLLYAASPLNNTGNAASKWQLAAKAAKDIMDSVALAKFTYKLNDAATTAHYTTTNMAGITSAAKISAYVTSVNKFLSIFSTASNNEIILPYMVGTNTTVESANDPVGYPRAGSGKTNPTQELVNDYEMSSGKTITETGTDYVSATPYYDRDPRLPATVMFDGLYWLTRKVQTYDGGLDRPFGFGKTNSGETRTGYYMRKFLTSNASGTAYTAANHVFPIFRYAEILLNYAEAQNEAVGPDATVYSAINAIRNRVGMPNLPAGLNQVDMRARIRHERRVEMAFEEQRFWDIRRWKIAENVLNGTLHGVQGTFNGTTTTYKTVDVAPAKFDASKMYVFPIPYKEMISNSLMSQNPNW; from the coding sequence ATGAAAAAGTATTCTTTTACCCTAATTATATTTTCGGCTATCCTGTTTTTTGGTGCAGTTGGCTGTAAAAAAATTACAGAGGATGGTCCTCTCGAATTTACCGACGAAGGCAATGTTTTCGATAGTAAAGATTCGGTTGGTTTATTCACCGAGCAGTTTTTAAACAATATTTATTCGAGTTTGCCTAAAGGTTTTAACCGGATAAACAATAATATTTTAGATGCGGGCACAGATGATGCCTTACCAAACTCAACCTTAGATAATGTCCAGTATTATACTACAGGTGCAATAAACTCATCTGTATTGCCAGATAATACCTGGGATGCCAATTATGCAGGCATTAGAAAAGTAAATATCTTTTTGAGTAAAATAGACCGTGTAACCTTAAAGGCCTCTTTAAAAGGATATAAAGAGCGTTGGAAAGCAGAAGCCCGAGCACTTAGGGCCATGTTTTACTTCGAACTGGTAAAAAGATGGGGTGGTGTTCCACTTATTGGTGACCAGGTTTTCGATCCACAGCAAGAAATTAGGATTGCCAGGAACAGTTACGATGAATGCGTAAACTACATCACCAGCGAAATGGATCTGGCCATGCCTAATCTACTGTCACCCAATGCCACCGGAACATTTGCCTCTAATTTTTACGGTCGTTTTAGCAGGGGAGCGGCAATGGCTGTTAAATCGCGGTTATTACTGTATGCAGCAAGTCCTTTAAATAATACAGGTAACGCAGCCAGTAAATGGCAACTGGCAGCCAAAGCAGCCAAAGATATTATGGATAGTGTTGCGCTTGCTAAGTTTACCTATAAACTGAACGATGCAGCCACAACAGCGCATTATACTACTACCAATATGGCCGGTATTACTTCGGCGGCCAAAATTAGCGCTTATGTAACTTCAGTGAATAAGTTCTTAAGTATTTTCTCTACGGCAAGCAATAACGAAATTATTCTGCCTTACATGGTCGGAACCAATACAACGGTAGAATCGGCCAACGATCCCGTAGGTTACCCAAGGGCAGGATCGGGCAAAACCAACCCTACGCAAGAGCTGGTTAACGATTATGAAATGAGTAGTGGTAAAACCATTACCGAAACCGGAACAGACTATGTAAGTGCAACACCTTATTACGACCGCGATCCACGTTTGCCTGCAACCGTAATGTTCGATGGTTTGTACTGGCTTACCCGTAAAGTGCAAACTTACGATGGAGGTTTAGACAGGCCATTTGGCTTTGGAAAAACCAATAGTGGCGAAACCCGTACCGGTTATTACATGCGTAAATTTTTAACCAGTAATGCCAGCGGAACAGCTTACACAGCTGCAAACCATGTATTCCCGATTTTTAGATATGCAGAGATTCTGTTGAATTATGCCGAGGCACAAAATGAAGCCGTTGGGCCAGATGCAACAGTTTACAGTGCCATTAATGCCATTAGAAACCGTGTAGGGATGCCAAACCTGCCTGCCGGATTAAATCAGGTTGATATGCGTGCCAGGATCAGACATGAACGCCGGGTAGAAATGGCTTTCGAAGAACAACGTTTCTGGGATATCCGCCGTTGGAAAATCGCCGAAAACGTACTAAATGGAACGCTGCATGGTGTGCAAGGCACTTTTAATGGAACTACAACTACCTATAAAACGGTAGATGTGGCACCAGCTAAGTTCGATGCCTCGAAAATGTACGTATTCCCAATTCCATACAAAGAGATGATTTCCAACTCGCTTATGTCTCAAAATCCCAATTGGTAA